CTGACTCTCCAGAAGTATCCTATTGGAGGCTAAGAATTTCCTATTTTGAAAAGAGATCGGGAAAACATGCCCGCATCATGTAAGATCGTAATTTAAATTCCATCAGGTGAAAACCCCGTAACCACTGTTTATAAAATTACTTTGAGCGATTTTTTACTATTTTTAACTCTATTTGCATACCCCGAATTCACAAAACGAGAATAAAAATGGCCCATTATGAACGACTAAGCCGGAAAGCAGTTCGGAGTGTAGACCAACGTACGGTCGAAGAATTTGGTCTGCCCGGAATTGCACTCATGGAAAACGCCGGGCGAGGCGTGTTTGAACTGCTCGTATCACTGAAAGTAAAAGGACCCGTCAAAATTTGTGCTGGTAAAGGCAATAATGGCGGTGATGGGTTTGTCATTGCCCGACATTTGGATAATGCTGGTATTCCCGTGCAAATTTATCTATTGGCAGACCCCGAACAACTTAAGGGAGATGCTGCGATAAATTATCAAGTGGCTTTAAGGATGGGTTTAGTAATCCACTGTGATCCCAACTTAGATTACCCTGAAGAATTTCGGACATTTCTAGAAGAAGCAGATTGGATCGTAGATGCACTGTTAGGAACCGGCATTCAAGGTACAATTCGCCCGCCATTTACAACCGCGATCCAGATTATGAACCAATCTCAGGGAAACAAGTTAGCGGTAGACCTTCCTTCTGGTCTCGACTGTGATTCAGGATTGCCATTGGGAGATTGTGTCGTCGCTAATCATACTGCAACGTTTGTAGCTGAAAAAAAGGGATTCGCTCTACCAGACTCGAAGCAATACACGGGAACGATCTCTGTTCTGGACATAGGTGCTCCTCGGAAAGTAGTGACTGAGCTTCTAGAAAAATGATCATTTTCAATTAAGTCATATGGCACGAAATCGGTTTACCTGCAATCACTTAAGAGGAAAAATTCGATGATTTCCTGAGATGGGGGTTCTCAAATGGACTTCGGAACCTCTATATTATTATCATCCCACTTGGTACTATTAATACATTCAAGCATTCGATTTGTTGCAACCGACTACATAATACTTGCCACCTCATATTCTTCTTCTCTGGAATATGGATAAGGTTCAGCTGTATGGACAAAAATTTCTGGTACTTGAAGAACTGTGATTTGTTTGAACGGCTGAGCCAGGATCAAATCGCGGATGTCGAAAGGCACTCTTCCGTACGGCAGTTCGGTCGAGGAAATCTGGTGTATCTCCCGACCGAAAGTAGCGATTCAGTGTTCCTCGTACTTACCGGGAGAATCAAGCTCTATCATATTACAGGTGAAGGAAAACAGGCACTTCTGGCGTTGATTGAACCTGGAGAACTCTTCGGAGAATTAGCCATCCTGGGGGGTGGCGAACGCGAAGAATATGCTGAAGCAATGCTGAAATCCACAATTCTTCGTATTCCCGGACAGGTCATTCAGGATCTGATGGAACAACATGCCGGTGTCTCTCTGGGTGTAACAAAACTGATGGGGCTGCGACGTCAACGCGTCGAGCAAAGATTAAAATCGTTACTGTTTCGCTCAAATCGTGATCGACTCACTCACTTATTACTCGACTTAGCTGAAAAATATGGCCGTTTTACCCCACAAGGGGTTCTAATCAATATCAAACTTTCTCATCAGGAACTGGCCAGTATCATTGGCAGTACGCGCGAGACAGTGACTGTTCTGCTGGGC
The Gimesia aquarii DNA segment above includes these coding regions:
- a CDS encoding NAD(P)H-hydrate epimerase, which produces MAHYERLSRKAVRSVDQRTVEEFGLPGIALMENAGRGVFELLVSLKVKGPVKICAGKGNNGGDGFVIARHLDNAGIPVQIYLLADPEQLKGDAAINYQVALRMGLVIHCDPNLDYPEEFRTFLEEADWIVDALLGTGIQGTIRPPFTTAIQIMNQSQGNKLAVDLPSGLDCDSGLPLGDCVVANHTATFVAEKKGFALPDSKQYTGTISVLDIGAPRKVVTELLEK
- a CDS encoding Crp/Fnr family transcriptional regulator, which encodes MDKNFWYLKNCDLFERLSQDQIADVERHSSVRQFGRGNLVYLPTESSDSVFLVLTGRIKLYHITGEGKQALLALIEPGELFGELAILGGGEREEYAEAMLKSTILRIPGQVIQDLMEQHAGVSLGVTKLMGLRRQRVEQRLKSLLFRSNRDRLTHLLLDLAEKYGRFTPQGVLINIKLSHQELASIIGSTRETVTVLLGEMQDERTIDVQKRQIILRKAQHLAHSIDFKLTPALLTKPDQSGEHLLRGAEA